In Trichocoleus desertorum NBK24, the following are encoded in one genomic region:
- a CDS encoding Stp1/IreP family PP2C-type Ser/Thr phosphatase produces MKRLFTGLTDLGLLRSVNQDAYHIDPEGRFFIVADGMGGHAGGQEASRIATQVIQDYLEQHWLSSDPSSALLEAALVEANQAILQDQQSHPERSDMGTTVVVVIFRDDQTWCAHIGDSRLYRLRGPKIEQITEDHTWVAKALRGGDLTPEQARNHPWRHVLSQCLGREDLRQMDIQALEVQAGDRLLLCSDGLTEELSDHSIAAHLKGIRASEKAAAALVNAAKDKGGRDNITVVLVTLDGFHHPDPPTQGS; encoded by the coding sequence ATGAAACGCCTCTTCACGGGTCTCACGGATCTGGGACTCCTTCGTTCCGTAAATCAGGATGCTTATCATATCGACCCTGAAGGGCGATTTTTTATTGTGGCGGATGGCATGGGCGGGCATGCGGGTGGTCAGGAAGCTAGCCGCATTGCCACTCAAGTCATTCAAGACTATTTAGAGCAACACTGGCTATCGTCAGACCCCTCATCTGCTTTGCTAGAAGCGGCGCTAGTAGAAGCCAACCAAGCGATTCTACAAGACCAGCAGAGCCACCCAGAACGCTCGGATATGGGAACAACGGTGGTTGTGGTCATCTTTCGCGATGACCAGACTTGGTGTGCCCACATTGGCGACTCCCGTCTCTATCGGCTCAGAGGTCCCAAAATAGAACAAATTACGGAAGACCACACTTGGGTTGCCAAAGCTCTGCGCGGTGGGGATTTGACACCAGAGCAAGCTCGAAACCATCCGTGGCGGCATGTGCTATCGCAGTGCTTAGGGCGGGAAGATTTGCGCCAAATGGATATTCAAGCTTTGGAAGTCCAAGCAGGCGATCGCTTGTTGTTGTGCAGTGATGGACTCACCGAAGAACTCTCCGATCATTCAATTGCCGCGCACCTCAAAGGCATTCGAGCTTCAGAAAAGGCTGCTGCCGCTTTAGTAAATGCCGCGAAAGATAAAGGTGGGCGAGACAACATTACCGTCGTGCTCGTGACTCTCGATGGCTTCCATCACCCCGATCCCCCAACTCAGGGTTCTTAG
- a CDS encoding NblA/ycf18 family protein, translating into MNQPIELSLEQQFNIRSFETQVQQMSREQAQNFLIDLYKQMMMRETMYKHFLKHQWGLEPGPQM; encoded by the coding sequence ATGAACCAGCCCATCGAACTTTCCCTAGAACAACAATTCAATATCCGCTCCTTTGAAACTCAAGTACAACAAATGAGCCGTGAACAAGCTCAAAACTTCCTGATTGACCTCTACAAGCAAATGATGATGCGTGAGACCATGTACAAGCACTTCCTGAAGCATCAGTGGGGCTTGGAACCAGGTCCGCAAATGTAG
- a CDS encoding universal stress protein, translating into MFKRPLICTDFSDYLHRLANFVPSLAAGGMQQITFLHVASLWEEGEIPREDTEKVNQARDRLGVALQEVPDGVEVKVEVLSGRASDTILKVAKAQQADVIILGTPTRSLLSEKLFGSTTVGLAQRTNTPLLVLRPQLISAYTSEELDLRCRHLFRYLLVPYDGSDPAKYLVQQIEQRCQGQQALEQCLLCWVVSDSGRRELRNLSPTQEVAERLAAPQAALAKHNLQVHTEIRSGNPVTETLDVAVMFDISAIAVSSGSLGRLIEWSAPSFTGEMLRRSWHPVLFFPPARS; encoded by the coding sequence ATGTTTAAGCGTCCTTTAATTTGCACCGACTTCTCCGACTATTTACATCGTTTGGCTAACTTTGTCCCCAGCTTGGCGGCTGGAGGGATGCAGCAGATTACCTTTCTGCATGTTGCGTCCTTGTGGGAAGAAGGCGAGATTCCCCGAGAAGATACAGAAAAGGTGAACCAAGCCCGCGATCGCCTAGGAGTTGCCTTACAAGAGGTGCCCGATGGCGTCGAAGTCAAAGTAGAAGTGCTCTCAGGGCGAGCCAGCGACACTATCCTCAAAGTTGCCAAAGCTCAACAGGCTGATGTCATCATTCTAGGAACCCCCACCCGAAGCTTATTAAGTGAAAAGCTGTTTGGTAGCACTACCGTTGGTTTAGCTCAGCGTACGAATACACCTTTGTTAGTGTTACGGCCCCAACTGATTTCGGCCTACACCTCAGAAGAACTAGATCTGCGCTGTCGGCATTTGTTCCGCTACCTGTTGGTCCCCTATGACGGAAGCGACCCAGCTAAATATTTGGTACAGCAAATCGAGCAGCGTTGCCAAGGCCAACAAGCCTTAGAGCAGTGTTTATTGTGTTGGGTTGTGAGTGATAGTGGCCGTCGAGAACTCAGAAATCTCAGTCCAACTCAGGAAGTTGCTGAACGGCTTGCTGCACCTCAAGCGGCTTTAGCCAAACATAACTTGCAGGTTCATACAGAAATCCGATCTGGCAATCCAGTGACAGAGACTTTGGACGTAGCGGTAATGTTTGATATTAGTGCGATCGCCGTTTCATCAGGCAGTTTGGGTCGTTTAATTGAATGGTCAGCGCCTAGCTTTACAGGAGAAATGTTGCGTCGCAGTTGGCATCCAGTGCTGTTTTTCCCCCCCGCTCGTTCTTGA
- a CDS encoding serine/threonine-protein kinase, whose translation MSDPNSGRLLNDRYQLAELIGKGAMGRVYRAQDVLLGDVPVAVKFLARTLLNQKMRDRFKSEARTCALLGQKTIHIVRVMDYGVDDDEVPFYVMEYLQGESLSDVIKTRSLVLPRFLSISRQICLGLQCAHQDGVIHRDIKPGNILVSHDTSIGELVKILDFGIARLLQADTGQTNSFMGTLAYSSPEQMEGKELDSRSDIYSLGIMMYEMLTGKLPLHAETHTFGSWYKAHHFQLPRSFDSINPVLKLPKALENLVMSCLAKAPSDRPQSATEVLKALEPLEDRFGPGRQIGHRIEAALSKLPVFPDTKRQDSISPDEVCQLASWPKSKPIAEIVFPHPLRTSHEVLATLWVMMPKQEIQRRLLATRYNQFLFMMAPHPMLLWLTALHSREHGPRWLPCYLDLKTPQGQDMTRLLAEKGLYRLLFFALEEPQRCLTVMSSNIADMQRDRLREWADASQLFVSSAQASTSKTLLKQELEKIKPRILMKLEES comes from the coding sequence ATGTCGGACCCTAATAGTGGTCGCTTGCTGAACGACCGTTATCAGTTGGCAGAGCTGATCGGTAAGGGGGCAATGGGCCGAGTTTATCGGGCTCAAGATGTTTTACTGGGGGACGTGCCAGTAGCAGTTAAGTTCTTGGCTCGGACTCTGCTGAACCAGAAAATGCGCGATCGCTTCAAAAGTGAGGCTAGAACTTGTGCGTTATTGGGCCAGAAAACCATTCACATCGTCCGAGTCATGGATTATGGCGTTGACGATGATGAAGTGCCGTTTTACGTCATGGAGTACCTCCAGGGGGAAAGCCTGAGCGACGTAATTAAGACGCGATCGCTAGTGCTGCCCCGATTTCTCAGCATCTCTCGTCAAATTTGCTTAGGTTTACAGTGCGCTCATCAAGATGGGGTGATTCACCGCGACATTAAACCGGGCAATATTCTGGTGAGCCACGACACCAGCATTGGTGAGCTGGTCAAGATTCTCGATTTTGGCATTGCTCGCTTGTTGCAAGCTGACACCGGACAAACCAATTCGTTCATGGGGACGTTAGCCTACTCCTCTCCAGAGCAAATGGAGGGCAAAGAGTTAGACAGCCGCTCCGACATCTACAGCTTGGGCATCATGATGTATGAGATGTTGACAGGCAAGCTACCCCTACATGCAGAGACTCATACCTTTGGTAGCTGGTACAAGGCGCATCATTTTCAGCTCCCCCGCTCATTTGACTCCATTAACCCTGTTCTGAAGCTGCCTAAAGCTTTGGAAAACTTGGTCATGAGCTGCTTGGCTAAAGCACCTAGCGATCGCCCTCAAAGCGCCACAGAAGTTCTCAAAGCTCTAGAACCCTTAGAAGACCGTTTCGGCCCTGGTAGACAAATTGGGCATCGGATTGAAGCTGCCCTCTCCAAGCTGCCCGTTTTCCCCGATACTAAGCGTCAAGACTCCATCTCTCCAGATGAGGTTTGCCAACTCGCTTCTTGGCCCAAAAGTAAGCCGATTGCTGAAATTGTTTTTCCCCATCCCCTACGAACCAGTCACGAAGTCTTGGCTACGCTCTGGGTGATGATGCCGAAGCAAGAAATTCAACGACGGCTACTCGCAACCCGTTACAACCAGTTCTTGTTTATGATGGCTCCTCATCCCATGTTGCTGTGGCTGACTGCCTTGCATAGCCGAGAGCACGGCCCCCGCTGGCTACCCTGCTACTTAGATCTCAAAACGCCACAAGGCCAAGATATGACACGGTTGTTAGCAGAAAAAGGCTTATACCGACTGTTATTTTTTGCTTTGGAAGAACCTCAGCGGTGCCTGACAGTGATGAGTTCCAATATTGCCGACATGCAGCGCGATCGCTTGCGAGAATGGGCCGATGCTAGCCAGCTCTTCGTCTCATCTGCCCAAGCCAGCACCAGCAAGACGCTGCTCAAGCAAGAACTGGAGAAGATCAAACCCAGAATCTTAATGAAGTTGGAGGAGAGCTAA
- a CDS encoding anhydro-N-acetylmuramic acid kinase, protein MMHVIGLMSGTSVDGIDAALVEISGLETDLQVKFLAGATYPYPEDLRSQILAVGAGELISMVEFATLDDAIAEQFAQAALVVQAGHPPADLIGSHGQTVYHRPPKKDQRVNDGVVYPSLNLGYSLQLGRGAAIAHLTRISTVSNFRVADIAVGGQGAPLVPRVDAYLLSQPNQSRCVQNIGGIGNVTYLPARSTADWEQQVRGWDTGPGNMLLDLAVQQLSQGAKTYDQDGAWAATGTPCQMLVEQWLQQSFFQQAPPKSTGRELFGLDYLKSCFADAEAYQPSEADFLATLTELTARSIAHSYGTFLPQLPNQVLLCGGGSRNLYLKQRLQVHLPSAAVMTTDDVGLSADFKEAIAFAVLAYWRHHGIPGNLPQVTGAAKAIALGEIHLVSIP, encoded by the coding sequence ATGATGCATGTAATTGGTTTAATGAGTGGCACATCGGTGGATGGCATTGATGCTGCTTTAGTAGAAATTTCCGGTTTAGAAACCGACTTACAAGTCAAGTTCCTGGCTGGAGCAACTTATCCCTATCCAGAAGACTTGCGATCGCAAATCCTCGCAGTCGGTGCAGGCGAACTCATCTCAATGGTAGAATTTGCCACCCTAGATGATGCGATCGCCGAGCAATTTGCTCAAGCCGCTTTAGTCGTGCAAGCAGGCCACCCTCCAGCAGATTTAATTGGCTCTCATGGTCAGACCGTCTATCACCGACCGCCAAAAAAGGATCAAAGGGTAAATGACGGAGTTGTTTATCCCTCCTTAAACCTTGGCTACAGTCTCCAATTGGGTCGTGGAGCTGCGATCGCTCATTTAACTAGAATTTCCACGGTTAGCAATTTTCGGGTCGCTGACATTGCCGTGGGAGGGCAAGGAGCGCCACTAGTGCCGCGAGTGGATGCTTATTTGTTGAGTCAGCCTAACCAGAGCCGTTGTGTGCAGAATATCGGTGGCATTGGCAATGTCACTTATTTACCTGCCAGAAGTACTGCCGATTGGGAGCAGCAAGTCCGAGGCTGGGATACAGGCCCTGGCAATATGTTGCTAGATTTGGCTGTGCAACAGCTTTCTCAGGGAGCCAAAACCTACGACCAAGACGGGGCTTGGGCAGCTACAGGTACTCCTTGCCAAATGTTGGTAGAGCAGTGGCTCCAGCAGAGTTTTTTTCAGCAAGCACCACCCAAATCAACCGGACGGGAGCTGTTTGGGCTTGATTACCTGAAAAGCTGTTTTGCTGATGCCGAGGCTTACCAGCCTAGTGAGGCTGATTTTCTTGCCACCCTGACGGAACTTACCGCTCGCTCGATCGCTCATAGTTATGGGACTTTTCTGCCGCAACTGCCTAATCAAGTGCTTCTCTGTGGAGGAGGCAGCCGCAACTTGTATCTCAAACAGCGATTGCAAGTGCATTTACCCTCAGCGGCAGTGATGACGACAGATGACGTTGGCTTAAGTGCAGACTTTAAGGAAGCGATCGCCTTTGCCGTGTTGGCTTACTGGCGGCATCACGGTATACCTGGAAATCTGCCACAAGTCACGGGGGCGGCGAAAGCGATCGCGCTAGGGGAAATCCATCTTGTGAGCATCCCTTAG
- a CDS encoding TrkA family potassium uptake protein — MNLSYLSFFRSLRTENKQFAVIGLGRFGRAVCASFHRMGYEVLGIDSDEKRVAQILTDQLAAHAVQLDSTEVAALKEAGVFEFDTVIVAIGNYVEESVITTMNLKEAGVPHVVAKASSEIHEKLLRKVGADHVVFPEHEMGCALARSLTKPGILDRFELDPDNSIVEIIVPEVFDSQTISELRLRSRFGLNLLAVSNNGKFEINPEPGRRLRKGEAMVVIGSNKGIDQLPI; from the coding sequence GTGAATTTATCCTATCTGAGCTTCTTTCGTAGCTTACGAACTGAGAATAAGCAATTTGCTGTTATTGGTTTGGGGCGCTTCGGTCGGGCTGTTTGTGCATCCTTTCACCGCATGGGATACGAGGTGCTAGGGATTGACTCAGACGAAAAGCGGGTGGCTCAGATTCTGACAGACCAACTAGCCGCTCATGCAGTGCAGCTAGACTCGACTGAGGTTGCTGCTCTTAAAGAAGCAGGAGTTTTTGAGTTTGATACCGTAATTGTTGCGATCGGCAACTATGTAGAAGAAAGCGTAATCACCACTATGAACCTGAAGGAAGCGGGAGTGCCCCATGTGGTCGCCAAGGCTTCTTCAGAGATTCATGAAAAGCTGCTGCGCAAAGTTGGTGCTGACCATGTGGTGTTTCCGGAACATGAAATGGGTTGTGCCTTGGCGCGATCGCTAACGAAACCTGGAATTCTCGATCGCTTTGAGCTTGATCCCGACAACAGTATTGTGGAAATCATTGTTCCGGAAGTATTCGATAGTCAAACAATTTCAGAACTGAGGTTACGGAGTCGCTTCGGGCTAAACTTACTCGCAGTTAGCAACAACGGCAAGTTTGAAATCAACCCTGAACCAGGCCGTCGTCTTCGCAAAGGAGAAGCAATGGTGGTAATTGGTTCCAATAAGGGGATCGATCAACTGCCTATCTAA